ATCCCTCTAAACACAAAAAGCGCCAAATTTAGAAAAATTTGCAGCTTGTTATAATGATGGGATTGTAATTGTGGTTgtaacgaaaaccagcataaaggggggggggggggcttcaggaGTCTGGGAACACTGCTTGGTTCAGTCTCATATTAAATCTAAACCTTCTCCAACATCAGATtcctgtcagctcacactggaccCCAACACAGTGAATCAACACcttctgtctgaggggaacagagaggtgaCCCATGGGAATGAGATCCAgtcatatcctgatcatccagagagatttgactACTGGTTccaagtgctgtgcagagagggtctGTCTGGACGCTGTTACTGAGAGACTGAGTGGAGTGGGGATGGGGAGATTTTTATAGCGGTCTCATATAAAGAGATTTGCAGGAAAAGAAGTGGTGAAGACTGTATAATGGGATATAATACAAATTATTGGTGTTTGCGCTGCTCTCCCTCCAGTCACTCTTTCCTTCCCTTCagaaactctttctctccctccagtcactctttccttcccttcagaaactctttctcttcctccagttactctttccttcccttcagaaactctttctcttcctccagtTGCTCTTTCTGGCACAATAATGAGagcacaggtttttttttatttagttaattttttactttttgtacCCTGGCTTGAGTCCACCACCAAACCTCCTGCCAGAAAACAGGTACGACCAGACAGATCACATCTTTCTCTGTACAGTCCCAGCTCTGCTCAGCCTGGCCTCAGTTCAGCACCATACCTCGTGCAGCTATTGGTATAAACAAGAAgtcactctcactccctctgtcacacagtTTCAGAAAAACGAAACTTAACTCTGTCGCTGTCAGTAAAATGAGCAGTAAAATAGCAGAGGGCAGTATCTAGGTGAGTCTGCTCAGAATCAGGAAATATCTTCTGCTAATTCTCACATAGACTGAAAGGAACTACAGTACACtctgaaataaaactattttgtcAATTTGTGCAGGAAAATGGCAGAGGTCAGTATCTCAGTGGATCAGGACCAGTTCAGCTGTACAATTTGTCTGGATCTACTGAAGGATCCGGTGGCTATTCATTGTGGACACAGTTTCTGTATGGGCTGTATTAAGGGCTGCTGGGATCAGGATGATCTTACTGGTGTCTACAGCTGTCCCCAGTGCAGACAGATCTTCACCCCAAGACctgatttaagaaaaaacaccatgctggctgaagtggtggagaaactgaagaagacaggactccaagctgctcctcctgctcactgttACGCTGGACCTGGAGACGTGGCGTGTGATGTCTGCACTGGGAGAAAGCACAAAGCTGTCAAGTCCTGTCTGGTGTGTCTGGCCTCTTACTGTGTAACTCACCTCCAGCCTCACTATGAATCTCCTGCCTTTAAGAAGCACAAACTGGTCGAAGCCACTggaaacctgcaggagaagatctGCTCTCATCATGACAAACTGCTGGAGGTTTACTGTCGTACTGATCAGCAGTGtatctgttttctgtgtgtgatggatCAACACAGAGGTCATAAAATAGTCTCCGCTACAGCAGAAAGGACTAAGAAACAGGTAAGGACTGAAACTCTGACACATAACACTTATATTCAATGGCTACAGTAAGTAGGTTTAAGACCTCTAACGCATTGaatttgtttaatatatttatgaagtacattttattttgaaaaagtaCTGAAAGTACTGAACAAAGCAGTGATTTCCAGGTCTGAAGTCCACAGTGATAAAGCTGTAAGAGCAGGAAGTGAACCCAAGTCAGCTCTCTGTGACAGCTCTGTTCACACCCCTCAGCCCCCTATTCACTCCCTGAATGGGAATCAACACGGTTGGAGCAGCTAGTTCACTCACACAGTTTAGAAGCTTTACCTATAAGGCCAGTACATTTTACACACTGACCCATGGGTGTCATTAATTTTACGCATAATTACCGAGCGCTTGATTCAAAATGACTTATAATTTAACTGAGATGTTTACCAATTTACAACTCATTTTGACAGTTAGATAGAACTACTATGACCTTGCCTGTATACAATTTAGTGTCATATaatgttgtgctttttttttgtttagttttaagCACGATGCTTGTCTTTAACAAAAGTGAACAAAATGCACAATAATGTGGGAAATCATTTTATCCCCAGATGCAGTTTGGAGTGACACAGTGTAAATTCCAGCAGAGcatccaggagagagagaaggggctGCAGGATCtgagacaggctgtgcagtcactTAAGGTGAGTACTGAGCAGAGGAGAAGACAACAGCTGGCTGCTGGAAGAGCCAATTCAGggctctcctccagtcagccagTGAGGAGCCCAGTGTTGGGCCACTTTCCAGCCCTGTGGGGCTCAATCCCACTGAGCCACACAGTGGGGAACAGGCTGTCTGGGGTCCCAGTAAGAGCTGAGTGAAATGCCTAGTTAAAATGTACAGCCCTCCTCTCTTTGTGTCTCCTAACAGCActctgcacaggcagcagtgaAGGACAGCGAGAGGATCTTTACTGAGCTGATCAGCTCCATTGAGAGAAGGCGCTCTGAGGAGAATGAGCTGATCAGAGATCAGGAGAAGGCTGAAGTGAGTCGGGCTGAAGGACTCCTGGAGCGACTGGAGCAGGAAATtgctgagctgaggaggagagatgctgagctggagcagctttcacacacagaggatcacaTCCAGTTCCTCCAGGTAACATCACTGGCtctctgacagtctgcactatGTACATTGTACAAACATGATGAGGTATATTCCTCATTTACAAAGATGACATTTTCACAGGAATCTGATTTGAGACTgttctttgtctgtctgtctgtctgtctgcagaactgtcagtctctctctgtccctcctggACCTGGAGACTTGCCCAGCATCACTGGCAGTCCACACATCTCTTTTGAGGCTGTGAGGAAATCTGTCTCTGAACTGAAAGAGCGACTGGAGCACATCAGCAACCTGAAACTGATCAAAATCTCCGAATCAGGTGGTTTAATACTTTAAggagcaaatacatttttccagtttgtATTCCATACAAAACCCATGTCAAAATAGATCCCCAACCATGTCCCCTCGGTTCCTGCTCCGTGTCTTATCTTCAGGCTGTGCTGGCTGAGGCCTCTGAAGCCTCCTATGGCTGAGGACAGCCTATTGGTGAATTAAATGTCTGACATACATGTGTATCATTTAGatttgtctgtttctctctctctgtccctgcagtGAAAAAAGTCTATATTCTACAGCCCAGGACCAGAGAGGATTTCTTACAGTGTGAGTGTTTGCAATGTAGCATAATATCAAAATGagaattttattctttatggcatgcagagctatttttaacataaatatgtctgaagagggtaaataatccctctaaacacaaaaagcacctaattaagaaaaatgtgcagcttgttaaaatga
The Anguilla rostrata isolate EN2019 unplaced genomic scaffold, ASM1855537v3 scaf0722, whole genome shotgun sequence DNA segment above includes these coding regions:
- the LOC135246687 gene encoding tripartite motif-containing protein 16-like, yielding MAEVSISVDQDQFSCTICLDLLKDPVAIHCGHSFCMGCIKGCWDQDDLTGVYSCPQCRQIFTPRPDLRKNTMLAEVVEKLKKTGLQAAPPAHCYAGPGDVACDVCTGRKHKAVKSCLVCLASYCVTHLQPHYESPAFKKHKLVEATGNLQEKICSHHDKLLEVYCRTDQQCICFLCVMDQHRGHKIVSATAERTKKQMQFGVTQCKFQQSIQEREKGLQDLRQAVQSLKHSAQAAVKDSERIFTELISSIERRRSEENELIRDQEKAEVSRAEGLLERLEQEIAELRRRDAELEQLSHTEDHIQFLQNCQSLSVPPGPGDLPSITGSPHISFEAVRKSVSELKERLEHISNLKLIKISESVKKVYILQPRTREDFLQYSCQLTLDPNTVNKHLRLSEGNREVTHVNEIQSYPDHPERFDYWFQVLCREGLSGRCYWEAEWSGYELEIVVSYKDISRKGDDYVCNSGCNDKSWSLRCSRSSYSFWHNNKSTEIPVPPSSRIGVYLDHRAGTLSFYSVSDTMTLLHRVQTTFTQPLYPGFWVDVGSSVKLCDQSE